The DNA region AACCTGCACCAGTGCCATACAGCGGGCCGAGGAAGTTGAACAGCGACGGGTAGTCCGCCTGCCAACCGGTACGGAACGCGGTCTGGATCGTCCCACTCGTGATGTCCGTGCGGAACTCCCCAAACGTCGGGTACGGGCTTCCCTCGGCGTCAATACCGAGCGCGTTCTTGATCGAGTTGATCACAGCGTCGACCCAGGCCTGGTGGCCACCGTCGGCGTTGTAACCGATCTTGAACGTGCCGGTCCACGGCGAGATGGCGTCGGCCTGAGCCCACAGGGCCTTGGCCTTCGTCGGGTCGTACTTCAGGACCTCAGAGCCTGGGATCTTGTCAGACCAACCGCTGATGACAGGCGACGTGAAGTCGCTGGCCGGCGTGCGGGTGCCCTGGAACACGACATCCGTGATCTGCTTGCGGTCGATCGCCATCGACAGCGCCTGACGACGGAGGTTGCCCTCTGCGCCAGAGAAGTGCGCAAGACGCTCGGGGATCGTGAAGGACTGGAAGATGGCCGCAGGCTGGTTCACCGCGCGGTCACCGAGGTCCGTCTTGAACGTCGCGATCGCGGAGCTCGGAATGCCGTCAATGACATCCACGTTGCCCTGGCGGAGGTCGGCGTAAGCCGCATCCTGCGTCGCGTAGAACACGATCTTCAGTCCGCCGTTCTGAGGAACTCGGCCACCCTTGTAGCTGGGGTTGACGGCGAGATCGATCTGAACGTCGTGCTGCCAGTCCGCGGCGCTCTTGAGCATGTACGGGCCGTCGCCTACCGGAGCCTTACCGAAGGCAGCCGGGTCGGTGAAGAACGAGTCGGGCAACGGGTAGAAGGCCGTGTATCCCAGCGAGAGCGGGAAGTCTGCCTGCGGCTGAACCAACTTGATCGTAAAGGTCAGGTCGTCAACAACCGTGAGGCCCGACATCTTAGGCACCGAGTTGTCCCAGCTGAAGCCCTCGATGGGCTCGAAGAAGTAGCTGTTAAGCGAGATCTTCGCGTTGGCGAGGTCGGCAGCCCAGTTCCATGCGTCCACAAAGTTGTGGGCCTGCACGGGGGTGCCGTCAGTGAACGTCCAACCGGACTTCAACTTGACGGTAAAGGTTTGCGAGTCGGTGGTCGTGATCGAGTCCGCGACCTCGTTCTGAGGCGCGCCCTTTGCGTCGTAGTAGACGAGGCCCGAGAAAATCGAGTCGACGATCTTGCCGCCGCCAGTCTCGTTGGTGGCCGATGGGATCAGCGGGTTCGCAGGCTCGGAGCCGTTGGTGCTGATGATCGCGGTGCTGGTCGAGGCGCTTGAAGTCGCCGCAGTAGTCGGATTCGTCGTGCCGCTCTTTGACGAGCAGGCGGCCAAAACCAGCGACGCTGTCGCAACGAGAGCCAGTCCCTTGCCAAATGTGCCGAGCTTCATACTCGGGCTCCTTTCTGCACTCGTGACGCCACTCTCCCGCCGGATACGGCAAAAAATGGCAGCCACGAAGGGTCACGGGGATTTTCCACGTGATGTGTCCATATTAGAAAACATGAAGTAACGAACACGTTACGCCTTGGCATCGATTCGTGTCAGCGGGCAAAAATGTGGCGCGCATCACACTGTGAGCATGGCCCTGGATCAACAGCGTGCCTGCTACCCCTGTCACCGGGCCGTGACACAGTGGTGATCATGAACGTAGCCATTGCCGTCGCGGGCATCGCCGTGGGGATTGTCATTGGATTTCTCGTTGGCGCACTGCGCGCATCGGCGGCCGCGCGAGGCGCCGACGCCCGGGTCGCCGAGGCGCGGGGAGCGGTCGAGGTCGAACGCTCCCGCGCGGTGGAGCTCGAGCGACGCGTGGTGGAGGCCCACGAAACTGCGGCCCACCGCGAGGTTGAGCTGACCGCCGCCCACGAGCGCTACGTGGCCCAGGTGCGCGGCGACCAGGAACTGCTCAAGCAACAGTTCCAGGCCCTCAGCGCGGAAAACCTCAAGCAAAGCCAGGAGTCGTTCTTCCAAATCGCGCAGGAGCGACTCACGCGCGAGCGCCAGGCGGCCGATGCCGAACTCGCCAAGCGCGAGGAGTCGGTCAAGAAGCTCGTCGAGCCCATGGCGAAGGCACTCGATGACGTGCGACGCCAGACCACCGAGGCGGACAAGAACCGCGCCGAGGGACAGGCAACGCTCGGGCAGCAGGTGCGCCAAATGCTTGAGGCGTCCGCCAAGCTCGACAAAAAGACATCCGACTTCATCAATACCTTGCGTAGGTCCGATGTGCGCGGCAACTGGGGCGAGGTGCAGTTGCGTCGCGTGGTCGAACTCGCAGGCATGGTGAGGTACGTCGACTTTGAGGAGCAAGAGAACGTCAAGGACGCCGAGGGCAAGAACCTGCGCCCCGACATGACGGTCAAGCTCGCCGGTGGGCGCACGATCGTGGTCGACTCGAAGGTCGCGCTATCGGCCCTGCTCGAGGCCTTCGAGACCGACGATGAGGCCGTGCGCGCGGAGCGACTGCTCGCCCACGCGCGCCATGTCAAGAAGCACGTCGACGATCTCGCCGGGAAGAAGTATTGGGAACAGTTCGCCTCTGCACCCGAATTCGTCGTGATGTTCGTTCCCTCCGAGGCCTTCTACCAGTCGGCTCTCGAGCAGGACCCCGCGCTTCAGGAATACGCGTTCGAGAAGCGCGTCGTGATCGCCACGCCGACCACGCTCGTGGCCATGCTCCGCACGGTCGCCCACGCCTGGAAGGAGGACACCCTCGCCAAGAACGCGCAACAGGTGCTTGCCACGGGCAAGGAACTCTACGACCGCCTCATCACGATGGGCGGGCACCTCGCGCGCGTGGGCAAGGCGCTCGACAATGCGGGCAAGGCCTACAACGCCACGGTCGCATCGATGGAGTCCAGAGTGCTGGTCAGCGCCAGGAAGTTCGGCGAGATGCAGGAAATCACCGCGACAATCGAGGAGTCGGTGCCCGTGCACCTTGACATTCGCCAGATCGCAGCGCCTGAATTTGAGACAGCCCCCGAGCTTGAGATCGGGGCAGATGCCGAATCTCACCGAGCCGCCGAGCCTGACTCCGACGCCTAGGCGGAAGCCGCCGCCTCGCGCGCCTTGAGATCCGCCCTGATCTCGTGCGGCAGCGAAAACATCAGGTCCTCGGTGGCGGTGCGCACCTCTTCCACCGTGTCATACCCGCGGGCGGCCAAGTAGTCGAGCACGTCGCGCACCAGGATCTCGGGGACCGATGCGCCCGATGTGACGCCCACGGATGTGACCCCGTCGAACCACTTGTCGTCAATCTCGCGAGCGCGGTCGATCCGATAGGACGCATCGGCGCCCGACTGGAGGGCCACCTCGACCAAACGCACCGAGTTTGAGGAATTTGCCGACCCGACCACAATCATCAATTCCACGTCAGGGGCAATCTTCTTGACCGCGACCTGGCGATTCTGGGTCGCATAGCAAATGTCATCGCTCGGCGGGTCCTGCAGATTTGGAAAGCGCTCGCGCAGCCTGCCGACTGTCTCCATCGTCTCGTCAACGGACAGCGTGGTCTGCGAGAGCCACACGACGTTGTCGGGGTCGGCTACCTCGAGCCCAGCCACGTCTTCCGGCGAATTCACGATGATCGTGTTCTTGGGGGCCTCGCCTGCCGTGCCCTCGACCTCCTCGTGACCCGCATGGCCGATCAGCAGGATCGTCTGGTCCTCGCGGGCGAAGCGCACCGCCTCCTTGTGCACCTTGGTGACCAAGGGGCACGTGGCGTCGATGCTGATGAGCGAGCGAGCGTTGGCGGCCTCGCGGACCGCGGGAGACACCCCGTGCGCGGAGAACACCACGCGAGCACCCTCGGGGACCTCCTCCGTCTCCGACACGAAGATCGCGCCCCGCTCGGTCAGCGTC from Demequina lutea includes:
- a CDS encoding peptide ABC transporter substrate-binding protein, whose amino-acid sequence is MKLGTFGKGLALVATASLVLAACSSKSGTTNPTTAATSSASTSTAIISTNGSEPANPLIPSATNETGGGKIVDSIFSGLVYYDAKGAPQNEVADSITTTDSQTFTVKLKSGWTFTDGTPVQAHNFVDAWNWAADLANAKISLNSYFFEPIEGFSWDNSVPKMSGLTVVDDLTFTIKLVQPQADFPLSLGYTAFYPLPDSFFTDPAAFGKAPVGDGPYMLKSAADWQHDVQIDLAVNPSYKGGRVPQNGGLKIVFYATQDAAYADLRQGNVDVIDGIPSSAIATFKTDLGDRAVNQPAAIFQSFTIPERLAHFSGAEGNLRRQALSMAIDRKQITDVVFQGTRTPASDFTSPVISGWSDKIPGSEVLKYDPTKAKALWAQADAISPWTGTFKIGYNADGGHQAWVDAVINSIKNALGIDAEGSPYPTFGEFRTDITSGTIQTAFRTGWQADYPSLFNFLGPLYGTGAGSNDGKYSSAEFDALLKQGSAESDPVKANVIFQKAQEVLFKDLPAIPLWYSNVTGGYADTVSNVVFGWNSVPLYYQITKK
- the rmuC gene encoding DNA recombination protein RmuC, whose protein sequence is MNVAIAVAGIAVGIVIGFLVGALRASAAARGADARVAEARGAVEVERSRAVELERRVVEAHETAAHREVELTAAHERYVAQVRGDQELLKQQFQALSAENLKQSQESFFQIAQERLTRERQAADAELAKREESVKKLVEPMAKALDDVRRQTTEADKNRAEGQATLGQQVRQMLEASAKLDKKTSDFINTLRRSDVRGNWGEVQLRRVVELAGMVRYVDFEEQENVKDAEGKNLRPDMTVKLAGGRTIVVDSKVALSALLEAFETDDEAVRAERLLAHARHVKKHVDDLAGKKYWEQFASAPEFVVMFVPSEAFYQSALEQDPALQEYAFEKRVVIATPTTLVAMLRTVAHAWKEDTLAKNAQQVLATGKELYDRLITMGGHLARVGKALDNAGKAYNATVASMESRVLVSARKFGEMQEITATIEESVPVHLDIRQIAAPEFETAPELEIGADAESHRAAEPDSDA
- a CDS encoding 4-hydroxy-3-methylbut-2-enyl diphosphate reductase, with product MPSSHSKRVLLAAPRGYCAGVDRAVIAVEKALELHGAPIYVRKEIVHNKYVVETLTERGAIFVSETEEVPEGARVVFSAHGVSPAVREAANARSLISIDATCPLVTKVHKEAVRFAREDQTILLIGHAGHEEVEGTAGEAPKNTIIVNSPEDVAGLEVADPDNVVWLSQTTLSVDETMETVGRLRERFPNLQDPPSDDICYATQNRQVAVKKIAPDVELMIVVGSANSSNSVRLVEVALQSGADASYRIDRAREIDDKWFDGVTSVGVTSGASVPEILVRDVLDYLAARGYDTVEEVRTATEDLMFSLPHEIRADLKAREAAASA